In a genomic window of Phaeodactylum tricornutum CCAP 1055/1 chromosome 6, whole genome shotgun sequence:
- a CDS encoding predicted protein — protein MVFIPYQIDHNVKNTAKTLGFSKKRVSFKFGLADRQSVDKGETGVGCRGSEHEVTFLWSLKTGKRQLFLDGKDNGWTTDRAWQHSFTLHDRKDGAFKVHFISQPVNRDMPDVKPFDLRLNGVSYFAFNQIYQLGTPSMTVRESHSRGHHESGRDSPMGAEERRALAQAKVESMRDFQAQHARPRMDSANSGAASAMRREEESLLSFDDDPPVQQVAATHSASANSMTSSQGNGMYASNITLDTAIQDRSNSYGNMQGSFGSGGGYNSNPPGAAAYQYQAPPPVNVAAASTTTLAPYQMPGGVAPTPYVDSTGRLAMGTQPQPQGYNYATPTNSAGNASFQNQFQSPSNQSYASYGSAPSFAQPPRQQGAPDGFANGPPASSNPYGAPPQQQAYGLPPQQSYAPPQQQPNAGNYYAPPPQQGGYPAPSYPGY, from the exons ATGGTGTTTATTCCCTACCAAATCGATCACAACGTCAAAAACACGGCGAAAACATTGGgattttccaaaaagcgcgTGAGCTTCAAGTTTGGTCTCGCCGATCGCCAATCCGTCGATAAAGGTGAGACGGGCGTCGGCTGTCGCGGCAGCGAACACGAAGTCACCTTTTTATGGAGTCTGAAAACGGGCAAGCGCCAATTGTTCCTGGACGGCAAGGAC AACGGATGGACCACCGATCGAGCGTGGCAGCATTCCTTTACTCTACACGATCGCAAGGACGGGGCCTTTAAGGTTCATTTCATCTCGCAACCCGTCAACCGCGACATGCCCGACGTCAAGCCGTTCGATTTGCGTCTCAACGGCGTTTCCTACTTTGCCTTTAACCAAATTTATCAGTTGGGGACGCCGTCCATGACGGTGCGGGAGAGTCATTCGCGAGGGCATCACGAAAGTGGTAGGGACTCTCCCATGGGAGCAGAAGAACGACGGGCCCTGGCACAGGCCAAGGTggaaagtatgcgggattTTCAAGCCCAGCATGCAAGACCGCGCATGGATTCAGCCAACAGTGGAGCCGCCTCGGCAATGCGAAGGGAAGAAGAATCACTCCTTAGCTTTGACGACGATCCCCCAGTTCAGCAAGTGGCGGCCACGCACAGTGCCAGCGCTAACAGCATGACCAGTAGTCAAGGAAATGGTATGTACGCATCCAATATTACGCTGGATACGGCCATTCAAGACCGATCCAATTCGTACGGGAATATGCAGGGCTCCTTTGGTAGCGGCGGCGGATACAACTCAAATCCTCCCGGAGCGGCAGCGTATCAGTATCAAGCTCCTCCACCGGTCAAtgtggcggcggcttcgacAACGACCTTGGCACCCTACCAAATGCCCGGTGGTGTCGCTCCGACTCCCTATGTTGACTCGACGGGACGTCTCGCCATGGGTACCCAACCGCAACCGCAGGGTTACAATTATGCCACACCCACCAACTCCGCTGGCAACGCGTCGTTTCAGAACCAGTTTCAATCGCCGTCCAATCAGTCGTATGCGAGCTACGGATCTGCGCCGTCCTTCGCGCAACCACCACGCCAGCAGGGGGCTCCGGATGGCTTTGCGAATGGCCCACCAGCGAGCAGTAATCCGTACGGCGCTCCGCCGCAGCAACAAGCCTACGGTCTACCTCCGCAGCAATCGTACGCACCACCGCAGCAGCAACCCAATGCGGGCAATTATTACGCACCTCCACCCCAACAAGGTGGATACCCCGCTCCGTCATACCCCGGGTACTAG